From a region of the Helicobacter hepaticus ATCC 51449 genome:
- the ribD gene encoding bifunctional diaminohydroxyphosphoribosylaminopyrimidine deaminase/5-amino-6-(5-phosphoribosylamino)uracil reductase RibD, translated as MNSSDELFLHYCCSLAWESQTLALPNPSVGALVVDKYGQILSQAVHKVAGSPHAEVLAIQAAYHTLSGDDEIVKLHKSKDIHTYLLAHHNGLFKECTLYVSLEPCNHYGKTPPCSQLLSSLGFSRVCIATNDTHALAAGGANYLSQVGINVCYIQSPTLQHLATHLLMPFEILRKNGRFALFKLALRLDGSYTQGRISSDISRQFTHNQRSVCDWICVSGNTLRNDNPQLNARYATLPYNNTHLPQVGIISRTLHRFDEIESSNIALSKNRVHFINDLSHFESLQGFVIVEGGWDLLHSLKEFIDMILIHQAFACDKGECLTHTLKTHFKLLHTMRLGEDMALWLH; from the coding sequence TTGAACTCTAGTGATGAATTGTTTTTGCATTATTGTTGCTCTCTAGCGTGGGAAAGCCAAACTCTTGCTTTGCCAAATCCAAGTGTAGGCGCACTTGTAGTAGATAAGTATGGGCAGATTCTATCTCAAGCAGTGCATAAAGTAGCAGGAAGCCCTCACGCAGAGGTTCTTGCAATCCAAGCAGCTTATCACACTCTAAGTGGTGATGATGAGATTGTTAAACTTCACAAAAGCAAAGATATTCATACTTATCTTTTAGCACATCATAATGGGCTTTTTAAAGAATGCACTTTATATGTGAGTTTAGAACCTTGCAACCATTATGGCAAGACACCACCTTGTTCGCAGCTTTTGTCTTCTCTTGGTTTTTCTAGGGTATGTATTGCTACAAATGATACTCACGCCCTTGCAGCTGGAGGGGCAAACTATTTATCTCAAGTCGGGATTAATGTGTGTTACATACAATCTCCTACATTGCAACATTTAGCTACTCATCTTCTTATGCCTTTTGAGATTCTAAGGAAAAATGGACGATTTGCACTTTTTAAACTTGCATTGCGACTTGATGGAAGCTATACACAAGGGCGCATTTCTTCAGATATATCAAGGCAATTTACACATAATCAACGAAGTGTATGTGATTGGATTTGTGTTTCTGGTAACACTTTGCGAAATGATAATCCACAGCTTAATGCGCGTTATGCTACTTTGCCTTATAATAATACACATTTACCCCAAGTTGGGATTATTTCACGCACTTTACATCGTTTTGATGAGATAGAATCTTCAAATATTGCATTATCAAAAAACAGAGTGCACTTTATTAATGATTTAAGTCATTTTGAATCTTTGCAAGGATTTGTTATTGTAGAAGGAGGTTGGGATTTGCTTCACTCGCTTAAAGAATTTATTGATATGATTCTTATTCATCAAGCCTTTGCTTGTGATAAAGGGGAATGTCTCACCCATACACTTAAGACACATTTTAAGCTTTTACATACGATGAGATTAGGAGAGGATATGGCATTATGGCTACACTAA
- a CDS encoding tRNA1(Val) (adenine(37)-N6)-methyltransferase, which produces MATLNIYQLENGYCYNTDSLILAHFAKSFLKKHISLLDVGAGSGVLGMLCSREILSMGGSITLHLVEKDTIMATLAQKNTSIFSGKVHCVDFMDFVAPFKFDFIITNPPFYTQGAVQGKNQRKNMARHQSFLPLHPMLEQIKRVMKPNGILCMCYDARMCDEVFYGFKECDIHIDVVRFVHSLPDRESTLMLLKAKIQSKSPLRILPPLFTHQSPIQSDNTLEVKRIYEWAQTQSIKINEEQIRLEEYNL; this is translated from the coding sequence ATGGCTACACTAAATATCTATCAGCTTGAAAATGGCTATTGCTATAACACAGATAGTCTTATACTAGCGCACTTTGCCAAATCTTTTCTCAAAAAGCATATAAGTCTCCTTGATGTGGGTGCAGGAAGCGGTGTGCTAGGAATGTTATGTAGTAGAGAGATACTTTCTATGGGCGGAAGTATAACATTGCATCTTGTAGAAAAAGATACTATTATGGCAACTCTTGCACAAAAAAATACAAGTATTTTTAGTGGAAAAGTGCATTGTGTAGATTTTATGGATTTTGTTGCACCTTTTAAGTTTGATTTTATTATCACTAATCCGCCTTTTTACACACAAGGTGCAGTGCAAGGAAAGAATCAACGTAAGAATATGGCTCGTCATCAAAGTTTTTTGCCATTGCACCCAATGCTTGAACAAATAAAACGCGTTATGAAGCCTAATGGCATATTGTGTATGTGCTATGATGCGAGAATGTGTGATGAGGTATTTTATGGATTTAAGGAGTGTGACATACATATTGATGTGGTGCGTTTTGTGCATTCTTTGCCCGATAGAGAATCCACACTTATGCTTTTAAAGGCTAAGATTCAATCCAAGTCTCCTTTAAGAATATTGCCTCCACTTTTTACACATCAAAGTCCGATTCAAAGTGATAATACACTTGAGGTTAAAAGGATTTATGAATGGGCGCAGACACAAAGCATTAAAATAAATGAAGAACAGATACGCTTAGAAGAATATAATTTATAA
- the rbfA gene encoding 30S ribosome-binding factor RbfA → MNIKQQRLESLLQEILSEALSQLNDAQINTLSITGVKCSKGKQSAEVYIEGTDIPPQERKVILTRLHKAQGILKEYVLTSTQWFRSPNFSFKFDDSLCYANTLDTIFEQIAKNKHN, encoded by the coding sequence ATGAATATTAAACAACAACGTTTAGAATCTCTGCTGCAAGAAATTTTAAGTGAAGCTCTTTCGCAGTTAAATGATGCACAGATTAATACTCTTAGTATTACAGGCGTGAAATGTTCTAAAGGTAAACAAAGTGCAGAGGTATATATTGAAGGCACAGATATCCCTCCACAGGAGCGTAAGGTTATTTTAACCCGATTACATAAAGCACAAGGGATTTTAAAAGAGTATGTTTTAACCTCTACGCAGTGGTTTCGCTCACCAAATTTTAGTTTTAAATTTGATGATAGTCTCTGTTATGCTAACACATTAGATACGATATTTGAGCAAATTGCCAAAAATAAACACAATTAG
- a CDS encoding pyrroline-5-carboxylate reductase, which yields MKKTLIVVGYGNMAKAILANNSFVTQRYHLIITGRYAHKAYDFITQCALDASVYEAKVESSSSNKSIIDIEGKDILLCTKPAGLESFVFKGQANSVYSVLAGTSIAMIQKHLSASSIVRLMPNIAAHSKLSATAFYYHMLDTKDSAQVLHNEIRPFIESFGVAVQVDSEALIESSIAASGSSIAFLALIAESLIDAGILEGLNEQQSIALVKQTFVGFATELAHKSPNELKYAISSPGGTTIRGLAVLEESGMRGILIKAAHTAAEHARQAIQKYSTQDMPKKR from the coding sequence ATGAAAAAAACCCTTATTGTTGTGGGCTATGGCAATATGGCTAAAGCTATTCTTGCCAATAATAGTTTTGTTACACAGCGTTATCATCTTATTATTACAGGTAGGTATGCTCATAAAGCTTATGATTTTATCACACAATGTGCCCTTGATGCCTCTGTATATGAGGCTAAAGTAGAATCTTCCTCATCAAACAAAAGTATAATTGATATAGAAGGCAAGGATATTTTGTTATGCACTAAGCCCGCTGGTTTGGAGAGTTTTGTTTTTAAAGGACAAGCAAATAGTGTATATAGTGTATTAGCAGGCACAAGTATAGCGATGATACAAAAGCATCTTAGTGCGTCTTCTATCGTGCGACTTATGCCAAATATTGCTGCTCATAGTAAGCTTTCAGCCACAGCTTTTTATTATCATATGTTAGATACCAAAGATTCTGCACAGGTGCTTCATAATGAAATACGCCCATTTATAGAATCTTTTGGTGTAGCCGTGCAAGTAGATAGTGAAGCACTTATAGAATCTAGTATTGCTGCAAGCGGTAGTAGCATAGCTTTTTTGGCACTTATTGCTGAATCTCTCATTGATGCGGGTATTTTAGAAGGATTAAACGAACAACAAAGTATAGCATTAGTAAAGCAAACTTTTGTAGGATTTGCTACAGAGTTAGCCCATAAAAGCCCAAATGAGCTTAAATATGCTATATCAAGTCCGGGTGGAACAACTATTAGAGGCTTAGCAGTGTTAGAGGAGAGCGGTATGCGTGGAATATTAATAAAAGCAGCTCATACTGCTGCAGAACACGCACGTCAGGCTATACAAAAATATTCCACGCAAGATATGCCTAAAAAGCGCTAA
- the rimP gene encoding ribosome maturation factor RimP yields the protein MLSQHTQARIEQLAATLGLYIYDIDFFKEDNRPILRVSITRKAPMQKQDCKNGLAVSLQDCQNVSELISPLLDVEDENLKDYNLEVSSPGLERVLKKPQHYIYSLGEKVSIKLMDKSVIEGILHDVNENVSISIDTGKEILSFSFADMKKIKVVFEL from the coding sequence ATGCTTTCGCAGCACACACAAGCGAGGATTGAACAACTTGCAGCAACACTGGGGCTTTATATCTATGATATTGATTTTTTTAAAGAAGATAATCGTCCAATTTTGCGCGTGAGCATTACGCGTAAAGCGCCTATGCAAAAGCAAGATTGTAAAAATGGCTTAGCTGTGAGTTTGCAAGATTGTCAAAATGTAAGTGAATTAATTTCTCCTTTATTAGATGTAGAAGATGAAAATCTCAAAGATTATAATCTTGAAGTGAGTTCTCCTGGATTAGAAAGAGTGCTTAAAAAACCTCAACATTATATTTATTCGCTTGGTGAAAAAGTTAGCATAAAGCTTATGGATAAAAGCGTAATTGAAGGAATTTTACACGATGTAAATGAGAATGTAAGCATAAGTATTGATACAGGCAAAGAGATACTTTCATTTTCCTTTGCAGATATGAAGAAGATAAAGGTTGTTTTTGAACTCTAG
- the tgt gene encoding tRNA guanosine(34) transglycosylase Tgt, which yields MQVTLQAQDGGARALSLKLAHSEVQTPVFMPVGTQGCVKALDSRDMSEILNAQIILVNTYHMYLRIGIERLKNFGGIARFAHFDRSYLSDSGGFQAFSLNKNAKVTNEGVAFKSHIDGSKHFFSPEYVLDIQYALNSDIMMVLDDLVGLPSSEERIADSIARTSDWAQKSLIYHQSQKARGLGLNNNLFAIIQGGVNEHFRTLCAKQLVDMGDFDGFAIGGLAVGETSEQMYKTISFTTPLMPVNKPRYLMGVGTPENIIESIALGVDMFDCVMPTRNARNATLFTHFGKINIKAAIFSNDQSPIDELCDCYTCQHFTRAYLCHLFRSQEMTYYRLASLHNLHYYLNLMREAREAILQGTFSAYRSSFYALREMEIPNNEY from the coding sequence ATGCAGGTTACACTTCAAGCACAAGATGGTGGGGCAAGAGCACTTAGCCTTAAACTTGCTCATAGTGAAGTGCAAACCCCCGTTTTTATGCCTGTTGGCACACAAGGTTGTGTAAAAGCACTTGATAGTAGAGATATGTCAGAAATTTTAAATGCACAGATTATCCTTGTAAATACTTACCATATGTATTTACGCATAGGTATTGAGCGACTTAAAAATTTTGGCGGTATTGCTCGTTTTGCTCATTTTGATAGGAGCTATTTGAGTGATAGCGGTGGATTCCAAGCTTTTAGTTTGAATAAAAATGCCAAAGTTACAAATGAAGGTGTGGCATTCAAATCTCATATTGATGGTTCTAAGCATTTTTTTTCACCAGAATATGTGCTTGATATACAATATGCGCTTAATAGTGATATTATGATGGTGCTTGATGATTTGGTGGGATTACCCTCTAGTGAAGAGCGCATTGCAGATTCCATTGCACGCACGAGCGATTGGGCACAAAAGAGTCTTATATATCATCAATCTCAAAAGGCACGAGGTTTGGGTTTAAATAATAATCTTTTTGCTATTATCCAAGGTGGCGTAAATGAACATTTTCGTACACTTTGCGCTAAACAACTTGTAGATATGGGAGATTTTGATGGATTTGCTATTGGTGGTTTGGCAGTAGGTGAGACAAGTGAGCAAATGTATAAGACAATCAGCTTTACCACACCACTTATGCCTGTGAATAAGCCACGTTATCTTATGGGAGTAGGCACACCGGAAAATATTATAGAATCTATCGCGCTTGGAGTAGATATGTTTGATTGTGTGATGCCTACAAGAAATGCACGTAATGCTACGCTTTTTACACATTTTGGCAAAATAAATATTAAAGCAGCAATTTTTAGCAATGATCAATCACCTATTGATGAATTGTGCGATTGTTATACTTGCCAACATTTTACACGTGCGTATTTATGTCATCTTTTTCGCTCTCAAGAGATGACTTATTATCGTCTTGCTTCATTGCATAATTTACACTATTATTTGAATCTTATGCGAGAGGCAAGAGAGGCAATTTTGCAAGGCACATTTAGTGCTTATCGTTCGTCATTTTACGCCTTGCGAGAAATGGAGATACCCAATAATGAATATTAA